In the genome of Phlebotomus papatasi isolate M1 chromosome 2, Ppap_2.1, whole genome shotgun sequence, one region contains:
- the LOC129802534 gene encoding uncharacterized protein LOC129802534: MIEQHEDSDEEDDFEGYFLQPVNGYNIAEKVKSANQEWLSLPRPPSPLSSSVRVTFRPVLEDYEPDYFSQEDEEGDEEVEVECEEEEIESIVPEHASSEEEDRESPVVPEIEEICDDLGEFELESIEEIPLEIPPKPVQAPEPPPVVEEKPPTPQAKAQKLPRQVSEAPSEPCSGVATVIVRKISDSPKKRQKASPRRVSPTRRKYRECCDRRDRSEERLPRYNGLHSVYGLSREQLERRQMRLEHQKRRQMDTINTLLEARFRRNEANEEAFTQWLRKKMHQTHSNTKHRNMFDYKPPTRRKKKQS, encoded by the exons ATGATTGAGCAGCACGAAGATTCGGACGAGGAGGACGACTTTGAGGGATACT TTCTTCAGCCTGTGAATGGATACAATATTGCTGAGAAGGTAAAGTCAGCTAATCAGGAATGGTTGTCTCTTCCACGTCCACCGTCTCCACTCAGTTCATCTGTCCGGGTAACTTTTAGACCAGTCCTGGAGGACTACGAGCCCGATTACTTCTCGCAGGAGGACGAAGAGGGGGACGAAGAAGTGGAGGTGGAGTGTGAAGAGGAGGAGATTGAGAGTATTGTCCCTGAGCATGCGAGTTCTGAGGAGGAAGACAGGGAGTCACCAGTTGTGCCCGAAATTGAGGAGATCTGTGATGATTTGGGGGAGTTCGAATTGGAGTCTATTGAGGAGATCCCTCTAGAAATTCCACCCAAACCTGTCCAAGCCCCTGAACCTCCTCCAGTTGTCGAGGAAAAGCCCCCAACTCCTCAGGCAAAAGCCCAAAAGCTTCCACGACAGGTCAGTGAAGCTCCCAGTGAACCATGTTCGGGGGTTGCTACAGTGATTGTCAGGAAGATATCTGATTCCCCGAAAAAGCGTCAAAAGGCTTCCCCGAGGCGAGTGTCTCCCACACGAAGGAAATACCGCGAATGCTGTGACCGTAGAGATCGCTCAGAGGAACGCTTGCCGCGCTATAATGGTCTTCATTCGGTTTACGGACTGAGCAGGGAGCAGCTCGAGAGGCGTCAGATGCGCCTTGAGCATCAGAAGAGGCGCCAGATGGATACAATTAACACCCTTCTGGAAGCTCGTTTTAGACGCAATGAAGCCAATGAGGAGGCCTTCACGCAGTGGCTAAGGAAGAAGATGCACCAGACACATTCCAACACAAAGCACCGGAACATGTTCGACTACAAACCTCCGACCAGGAGGAAGAAGAAACAGAGCTGA